The following are encoded together in the Coturnix japonica isolate 7356 unplaced genomic scaffold, Coturnix japonica 2.1 chrUnrandom984, whole genome shotgun sequence genome:
- the LOC116652726 gene encoding extensin-like: MVSLGGHQPPPRNGAAMGAGGDAAPRAMIVQEPGAKLARGANALHASSSAATLVQNPGAKLARGPNAPFATSSAAVLVQNPGAKLAQGLDALFPSRSGATLVQNPCARFARGPNAPFATSSAATLVQEPGAKLARGPPAPFATSSAAMLVQNPGAKLARGLDALFPSNSGATLVRKPGARLARGPSALHASSSAAVLVQEPGVKLALGPPAPFPSSSAAMLVQNPGARFARGPPAPFATSSAATLVQEPGAKLARGLDALFPSSSGATLVQEPGAKLARGHPAPFPPSSAASLVQDPCARFARGPPAPFASSSGATLVQEPRAKLPPASSSGATLVQIPGARLLLEPFATIARPRDALLTPGPRAKFARLACASHDASRGATVAPTALAPTCDGATVAPARGAQFAPEPRACFAPTSIASLAPTAPAPSLAPEPRASFALSTDAPLAAPGPRAYLAPIPRASLAPTAPASLAPISRASFAPISRAPSLAPTPCAPFAPAPRASFALIPGASLAPTPTASLAPIPCASLAPTPAATSAPDPRALFAPTPPASLAPTSFAPSLAPISRASFARIPGASLAPTPTASLAPIPCASLAPTPVAPTPFASLAAPPHASLAPIPSASLAPDPHASLAPTPRASLAPIPAAPSLAPDPHASLAAPPFASLALPSSASFAPSASFAPVPAAPSFAPDPHASPPLPSNASLAPGPVPPSLASPPIASLAAVPAASLAPGPVPPSLAPPQSASPPLPCNASLAPTPAAPLAPDPHASFAPGPAAPSLAPGPCASLAPPLNASLAPAPHASPPLPSNASLAPIPAASLAPDPHASLAAPPFASLALPPTASFAPSASIAPTPAAPSFAPDPHASLAPPPNASLAPVPVPPSLAPIPLAPAPHASPPLPLNASLAPIPAASLAPPPSASLAPAPHASLPLPLSASFAPSASLAPGPVPPSLAPPPIASLAPLPAASLAPAPRASLPLPLNASLAPTPAAPLAPDPHASFAPGPAAPSLAPDPCASLPLPPNEQQQQRKRKWKRKRKWRRKWKRKLKRKRKWRR, from the exons ATGGTGTCACTGGGGGGGCACCAACCCCCCCCCCGcaatggggcagcaatgggggcGGGGGGAGATGCAGCTCCTCGTGCAATGATTGTGCAAGAGCCTGGTGCAAAGCTTGCACGGGGGGCCAATGCACTGCAtgcatccagctctgctgcaacgCTTGTGCAAAACCCTGGTGCAAAGCTTGCACGGGGGCCCAATGCACCATTTGcaaccagctctgctgcagtgcttgtgcAAAACCCTGGTGCAAAGCTTGCACAAGGCCTTGATGCACTGTTTCCATCCAGGTCTGGTGCAACACTTGTGCAAAACCCTTGTGCAAGGTTTGCACGGGGCCCCAATGCACCATTTGcaaccagctctgctgcaacaCTTGTGCAAGAGCCTGGTGCAAAGCTTGCACGGGGCCCTCCAGCACCATTTGcaaccagctctgctgcaatgCTTGTGCAAAACCCTGGTGCAAAGCTTGCACGAGGCCTTGATGCACTGTTTCCATCCAACTCTGGTGCAACACTTGTGCGAAAACCTGGTGCAAGGCTTGCACGGGGCCCCAGTGCACTGCAtgcatccagctctgctgcagtgcttgtgcAAGAGCCTGGTGTAAAGCTTGCACTGGGCCCTCCAGCACCATTtccatccagctctgctgcaatgCTTGTGCAAAACCCTGGTGCAAGGTTTGCACGAGGCCCTCCAGCACCATTTGcaaccagctctgctgcaacaCTTGTGCAAGAGCCCGGTGCAAAGCTTGCACGAGGCCTTGATGCACTGTTTCCATCCAGCTCTGGTGCAACACTTGTGCAAGAGCCTGGTGCAAAGCTTGCACGGGGCCATCCAGCACCATTtccacccagctctgctgcatcaCTTGTGCAAGACCCTTGTGCAAGGTTTGCACGGGGCCCTCCTGCACCATTTGCATCCAGCTCTGGTGCAACACTTGTGCAAGAGCCTCGTGCAAAGCTTCCTCCTGCATCCAGCTCTGGTGCAACACTTGTGCAAATCCCTGGTGCAAGGCTGCTGCTAGAACCCTTTGCAACCATTGCACGCCCACGTGATGCACTGCTCACACCCGGCCCTCGTGCAAAATTTGCACGACTGGCCTGTGCCTCCCACGATGCATCCCGTGGTGCAACTGTTGCACCAACAGCCCTTGCACCAACCTGTGATGGTGCAACGGTTGCACCAGCCCGTGGTGCACAATTTGCACCAGAGCCACGTGCATGCTTTGCACCGACCTCCATTGCATCCCTTGCACCAACAGCCCCTGCACCATCCCTTGCACCAGAGCCACGTGCGTCGTTTGCACTGAGCACAGATGCACCATTGGCTGCACCGGGCCCACGTGCGTATCTTGCACCGATCCCACGTGCATCCCTTGCACCAACAGCCCCTGCATCCCTTGCACCAATCTCACGTGCATCATTTGCACCAATCTCACGTGCACCATCCCTTGCACCAACCCCATGCGCACCCTTTGCACCAGCCCCACGTGCATCATTTGCACTGATCCCTGGTGCATCCCTTGCACCGACCCCCACTGCATCTCTTGCACCAATCCCGTGTGCATCACTTGCACCAACCCCAGCTGCAACCTCTGCACCAGACCCACGTGCATTGTTTGCACCAACACCCCCTGCATCCCTTGCACCAACCTCATTTGCACCATCCCTTGCACCAATCTCACGTGCATCATTTGCACGGATCCCTGGTGCATCCCTTGCACCGACTCCCACTGCATCTCTTGCACCAATCCCGTGTGCATCCCTTGCACCAACCCCAGTTGCACCAACCCCATTTGCATCCCTTGCAGCACCCCCACATGCATCCCTTGCACCAATCCCTTCTGCATCTCTTGCACCAGACCCACATGCATCCCTTGCACCAACCCCACGTGCATCCCTTGCACCAATCCCGGCTGCACCATCCCTTGCACCAGACCCACATGCATCCCTTGCAGCACCCCCATTTGCATCCCTTGCACTGCCCTCCAGTGCATCCTTTGCACCAAGCGCATCCTTTGCACCAGTCCCAGCTGCACCATCCTTTGCACCAGACCCACATGCATCACCCCCACTGCCCTCCAATGCATCCCTTGCACCAGGCCCAGTACCTCCATCCCTTGCATCACCTCCCATTGCATCCCTTGCAGCAGTCCCAGCTGCATCCCTTGCACCAGGCCCAGTACCTCCATCCCTTGCACCACCCCAATCTGCATCACCCCCACTACCCTGCAATGCATCCCTTGCACCAACTCCAGCTGCACCCCTTGCACCAGACCCACATGCATCATTTGCACCAGGCCCAGCTGCACCATCCCTTGCACCAGGCCCATGTGCATCACTTGCACCACCCCTCAATGCATCCCTTGCACCAGCCCCACATGCATCACCTCCACTGCCCTCCAATGCATCCCTTGCACCAATCCCAGCTGCATCCCTTGCACCAGACCCACATGCATCCCTTGCAGCACCCCCATTTGCATCCCTTGCACTGCCCCCCACTGCATCCTTTGCACCAAGTGCATCCATTGCACCAACCCCAGCTGCCCCATCCTTTGCACCAGACCCACATGCATCCCTTGCACCACCCCCCAATGCATCCCTTGCACCAGTCCCAGTACCTCCATCCCTTGCACCAATCCCACTTGCACCAGCCCCACATGCATCACCTCCACTGCCCCTCAATGCATCCCTTGCACCAATCCCAGCTGCATCCCTTGCACCACCCCCATCTGCATCCCTTGCACCAGCCCCACATGCATCACTTCCACTGCCCCTCAGTGCATCCTTTGCACCAAGTGCATCCCTTGCACCAGGCCCAGTACCTCCATCCCTTGCACCACCTCCCATTGCATCCCTTGCACCACTCCCAGCTGCATCCCTTGCACCAGCCCCACGTGCATCACTTCCACTGCCCCTCAATGCATCCCTTGCACCAACTCCAGCTGCACCCCTTGCACCAGACCCACATGCATCATTTGCACCAGGCCcagctgccccatcccttgcACCAGACCCATGTGCATCACTTCCACTGCCCCCCAAT gagcagcagcaacagcgGAAGCGGAAGTGGAAGCGGAAACGGAAGTGGAGGCGGAAGTGGAAGCGGAAGTTGAAGCGGAAGCGGAAGTGGAGGCGGAA